The Physeter macrocephalus isolate SW-GA chromosome 13, ASM283717v5, whole genome shotgun sequence genome window below encodes:
- the LOC114487494 gene encoding serine/threonine-protein phosphatase 2A activator-like: MRSRATHLSSLWTLFFQMKTGPFAEHSNQLWNISAVPSWSKVNQGLIRMYKAECLEKFPVIQHFKFGSLLPIHPIHPAASR; encoded by the exons ATGCGCTCCCGGGCGACCCATCTCTCCAGCTTGTGGACTCTTTTTTTCCAGATGAAGACAGGCCCCTTTGCAGAGCACTCCAACCAGCTGTGGAACATCAGTGCCGTCCCCTCCTGGTCCAAAGTGAACCAGGGTCTCATCCGCATGTATAAGGCCGAG TGCCTGGAGAAGTTCCCGGTGATCCAGCACTTCAAGTTCGGGAGCCTGCTGCCCATCCATCCCATCCATCCGGCCGCGTCGCGCTAG